GTGGGAAGATTGTTCCATAGCGCATCAAGAAGCAGGCGCGAGGAATCCACGTCATTGACGGAGAAAAGGTCCAGCCAGATCACGCGGACTCCCGCAATGTCGAGGAGGGATACGGGCGACGGTGCAGTATCATGGCACAGACCGCATCGTGCCGATGAGCGTTGATTTTCGATCACAGGCACTTGCCCGTGCAAGTGCTCGGCCACGGCCAGTGCTAATTGCAAGGGCTGTTCTAACATCGGGGCATTTCCGTTTTCTTGCCGTGGTGTTCCCGAGCCTACCATTTCAGATTCCACCACATGGCAGTCGCAATTCAAATTGCGGGCATGTCGGCAAACTTCTTCGACCCCATCCTCTCGCGCGGTGAAGACCGGCCGACCCGGGGGAAGCATAAAGCTTAGTGCCCGGGCCACGTTTGCCCTGCCTTGTCCCATGGTCTCCGAATGATCGGGCCGTACATTGGTGATCACTGCGTGGGTTGCCTGCAACATTTTTTCTGATACGGCAAGGGTCTCATCCTGCAGTGCCATTCCCTCCACAACAACGGCTGTGGCCTTCAAGCGGGCCGCCAGGCGCAGGATTTTGACGTGCTCTTGAATACGAGCCGGCCCCACCCTCCGCACAGGTCGTGTGCTGGCGTCCGGAAACTCGTATTCCGGCCTATCGCCGGTAGTTTTGGACAAAACCACATGCCCCGCTTCGCGCAGCAGGGATGCCAGAATGCGGGTGACCGTACTTTTGCCGCGCGTGCCATGCACATGAATGCGCAAGGGTACGCACCGCTGCCATCGGGAAATCAGGAGTTTTTCCAAGATCAAAGGGATCAGCACAAGCAAAATGCAGGCGAGGAACAGCATGGTTCACTTCCTGAAAACCGGGGAGTTCAGGAGTTGAGCCATCCCATACTACCCGGCCTGATTGCCACAAAAAGCGCTGAATTTTTCGCGGCGATATTGATATTTGACGGTCCCGTCGAACTATTGTGACGTTACATAGCTGCGGCCTTATTTTCCGCATCCTTGTTCAGGTACACCTCGACGCCCTTGGCATTGATTTCCTCGTTGGTGGGAACATTGTGGATGACGAAACTGGTTCCTTCTTCATCGGTAAGAGCCAAAGCCAATTCCATGAAGGCGGCCAGGTTCCGCCCCATGCGACGCTTCAGGGGCCAACCCTTTTCATCAAACGGCACGAAGGTTCGTCCCAATTTAGACGCCGCCACATAAAATGCGTCAATACCTTCGATAATCAGTGCTTCATCCGTGATGCCGCGAATCTTCCCCTGAGACGGATTGCAGGTTTCCATGAGAACGGCCTTGGCCTTGGTATGATCGCCCAGTTCCCTGTAGCTCAATCCGCGAAATTTCTCAGGGGAGGCTTCGATACTCAGATCAAGGCCCTGCGCCTGCATGCCCAGGGAGGCCATGGAGGCAAGGTCCTGCGCCCGCGGATGCGCACCGATGGCATTGATGAAGGGGTATTCCGGCTGGGCTTCGTGTAAATCAATGACTAGGTGCACCTCTTCCGTCTCCAGTACATGGCGGATGGCGTACGCGATTCGTTCGGTAAAGGTGCCGTTCAGACGGCCCGGATAGGCCCGGTTCAGATTGCGTATTTCGTCCCCCGAAAGTTTTTGTTTGGACGGGTATTGGATGAACACCTCCGGATCCGGCCAGTGGTTGATGGAATTGCTTGTCCGCGAGCCATGGCGAAACACGCGCTTGCTGCCGTCAGGCAGGGCAAAGGTAAGATGCTGGGGATGCGCTTCCTGCGGGTAGTTGTGTGTAAATCCACTGTTGTTGGCCTGAGGAATCACCACCAGTTTCCCCGTTTCGACTACAGCATTTTCAATCAGAACGATACCGGTCATCCAGCCCGCAGGCTCGTCCGCGTGAATCCCGGTGAGCAGCATAATGGTCGCACCAGGGGTTTCCCCCTCAAGGATGAAAACCCGTGTATCCCCTTTGGTACCTTTCAGGGCAGGCACATAGTCACTCAGCCACTTTGTTTGCGTGACCCCACGGCCGGGTATGATCAGGTCATCATGCCACATGGACACATAATTCATGGACAACGCTACGCAGATGATAACGGTGATGCCGAGTATAATCCAAGCGGATTTTTTAGTATTGATTCTCATAATTGCCCACTCTCATCACTTTATAAGGATAAGCCGCAAGGCAAAGGGCACAATGACTAAGAGCGCGAGGATCTGATCCCAGATGTTCTTGGATTGGAACATGTTGGAAATCACCAGATATAAAATATAGGCTGTGAGTACGGTGTAGGCACCCATAATCCACAGATACGTTGACATAATGGTCACTCCTTTCGAGTTAATACGGAACAAAGAGCCTGGCAAACTGGTTGGCAAAAACCAGAGCGACAATCGCGAAGCCGATGCTTACCAGCGTGGGCACGAGACAGTATTTCAAAATTGCGCCATATCTCGGCTCCTGCACCACATCCTGCGCAAAATACCCGCCCACTGCTGAAGGAGGAACAATTTGCGCCAGCACGCAAAGGATGGAAGCTGCGGCTACCACCACGATGACATTCTGTGTGAGGAGCGCCAAGGTGAAGGGAATACCCAGAATCACGGCAGCCCCCAGGTGAGTGAGTACTCCGCCCAGCAACGGCAGGCTGATGCCCATGGCGATATACATCAGGGCCGGAGCGACGGCGCCGAGAGTCAGAGCACCCAACACGGTCAGCCCCTTGGCGCCTGTCAACGTGGTGATTTGCACCACCGTTCCCACGACAAAGAGCAGGGCGACGGTGTGGAACACTCCGCCCCCCACCGCTTCTTTGCTCGCGTCCACATAAGCTACCTTTTTCCCGGTAAACAGGCCCACGATACTGCCTACCATGAAGACCATGGGAGTGACGATGTCCGGAAACTTGCCGGGGAAAACTCGGATTGCTATAAAAATTACCGCCACTACCAGTATCGGGATATAGGGCATGATGAAATTCTTGCGTTCAGGTCGGGGCAGCTCTGCTTCGATAGTCTCGATAGAAGGCGCTTTGAAATAACGGTAGCCGATGAAGAAAATACTGAACAATCCTAGGGGAATAGTCAACACCCAAAGTATGGTGCCGAAACCTTCATACGGCATGTTGATGCCGCTGGCGATAATGAGCGCAGGGATGTTCACCGGCGGCGCGGCGGCTCCCAGTGTACTGAGCATGGCAATGATCGCCCCGTTCTGTGCGCGGGGCACGCCCACAATGCGGAGGATTGCGGCGGCGAACACGCCAGTGCTCAGAACGGCAGCTGTACCCACCCCGGTGAACATGCCGGGGAAAAAGACCATCACGGTCAGCAAAATAAACAGGATCACCGGCCTGTTCCGGAATGTGGTTAAGATATCCCACGTGATACAATCCAGATTTCCAGACCGCTTCATCACGGTCAGAAAGATCATGCCACAAAATATTACCAGGTTAATATAAATGTACCAGACAGGTCCTTCAAACAGGTGACGGAAAGGGAAACCGAAACCGGTAACAACGGCGCTTATGGCCACCGAAACAAAAAGATTAATGGCGATGGGAATATTTTGCTTGAACCTCTTCCCCAGCAGGGTGATCACGAGATAGCTTATTGCCATGGTCGCCAAGGCGATTCCCGCGGTGGTATACATGCCGGCGGCGTGAGAGTGACTGGAGACAGTGAACATGAGGAAAGTCCTTTTGATATTTTTAGCGTGCTTACAATGATGCCCCTGTATGACTAGGCGTCAGGGAGTTTGGGCGGGCACATGACAAGTTTTGGTCTCGGCCAAACCGGCGGAAGTCAGACGCCGGTTTGGCCGATTTTTTAGCTGTCTGGGCTCAGCTTCGAGAGCACTTCGATCATCTCCATGGTTTTGTCGAGCAATATGATGGGCTTGTCGCCGGCAGCCTTGGTGAAATAGCCATCCTTATTGCCGCCGTCATAGACAATATAAGCGTCCGCCAGGGGCATGGCGACCTTCAGCAGCAGGTTGCTCATATCGTCTCGACGTTCTTCCCCGCCGATGTGAGTCAAAATGACTGGGATCCCGTGTTCCTTGGCCGTCTTGAAGATCGCCTTGGCCCGGACCGTTTCGGTATCCAGGTTCACGCCGGCCGAGCCAAAACCCTTCAGGCTGACACCCACATTGACGATGATAGTCTTGGCCTCGGCCGCGTCTTCCGGAGTGGCCAGGGTCTTGTAGTCCACGGCCGCCTTGGCCCTCTTGGCCAAAACGCTCATGGTATGCACATCGGCGGCCTGGCCTAGGGAAGTAAGCAGCACCGGCGGCTTAAGTTTGGGAAATGCGGAGGTACTATCCTCGGCCTTGGACGCACCGGCTGCGCCCAAGGCCAGCAGGCCGATTATCAGGTAGACAAAGATCTTCTTCATAGTCATAACCTCAAATAAAGTAATTTTCTCAATCGTTCATGTCACAAACCGGCTGGAAATCCCGATTAGCGGGGAATGACCGGTAACGTTACATGAGACGGATGCGCCGGATCAAGGTAGATGGTATTGGTGGCCTTGACCCATTCCGTGGCCTGTTCCGGCAATTCAGCCACGTTCATGTTGCGACTCCAACGGGGGAAACTGCTGCTGTTGATGGTGACCCGGATGCAATGTCCCGCCTTAAAGACATGGCTGGTGGCCCACAGATCTATTTCATAGGCATAGATCTTCCCCGGTTCGATCAGCGTGGGGCGAAGGCCGGATTCACGAAAACGGGCTCGCTGAATACCGTCCACTATGTTGATGGCCATGCCGTCCGGGGCTACGTCGGAAACACGCACCACCCAGTCGGTGTCAACCGCCGAAGAAGCGGCGTAGATGAGTGCCTTGACCGGTCCTGTGACTTCCATGTCCTTTTTCAGGGGACTCGTAGTGAAAGTCAGGCTCTTCATATCCACGGGACGTTGGTCTTCCGCCGCGGCGTTGGCCGAGCCATCCGGGCCGTAAGGGAACAGATACAGGGTGTTGCCCCCTCGGGTAGGCGTGGGATTTTCAGGATCATAAACATAGGATTGCGACTTGGCATCCTTGGTGGGGGCCTGAGTGGAAAGAGTGCCGTCGTTGAGAGATTTGATCGTCCCGCTGGTGCCATCGCCAAGATAGAACTTGGTATACTGGGTTCGAGCCAGGGGCCACTCCTTTTCCGTGCGCCAAACATTTTCGCCGGTGACAAAGATCTTGACCGGAGCATCCGTCGAGAAGGTTTCATGTTGGATATCTTTCATCCAGTAATCCAGGAATTCCAGTCGGGTGGTGTGATAATCGTCGACGCTCAAGCCGGGCGCGAAATCGAGAATGCCCTGTTTTGTGCTGACCGGCGCCAGATGGTGCCACGGACCCATGATCAGGCGCTGATTATCTCGAGCCAGTTCGTTCGCCCCCTTATCCTGGATTTCTTTGAAAGATACATAGGAACCGGGCTGGAAGATATCATACCAACCACCCATGTGCATCATCGGCACCTTGATTTCCCGGTAATAGGATCTCGGGTTGATTTTCCACCAATAAACCCCATCGGTCGGGTTCTCGGCCCATTCTTTGAGCAGATTCACGTTTCCGATTTGACTGAGTTCAAAATTGACCGCCGGAATCACGGAATAGGCGGACACCTTGTCGGCTTGAACCAAGGCCATGCTGTCCATCCATTCCTTGGCGGCCTCGGCAGATAGGTTGCGCTTGGCCAAATCCGGCCCTAGGGTGGTGGAAGACCAAGAAGCGATAAAGACATATTCCATGGCTCCTCCGCGATAATACCATTCACGCCAGAGATCGGCGGCGGTCAAACCCGGCACTGCGCAAACCAGATGCGGGGGCTGGGCGATAGAGGCGTTGAATTGAACCTGACCCATGTATGAAATACCGATGGGTGCGACCTTGCCGTTGCTCCAAGGT
This is a stretch of genomic DNA from Syntrophales bacterium. It encodes these proteins:
- a CDS encoding succinylglutamate desuccinylase/aspartoacylase family protein → MRINTKKSAWIILGITVIICVALSMNYVSMWHDDLIIPGRGVTQTKWLSDYVPALKGTKGDTRVFILEGETPGATIMLLTGIHADEPAGWMTGIVLIENAVVETGKLVVIPQANNSGFTHNYPQEAHPQHLTFALPDGSKRVFRHGSRTSNSINHWPDPEVFIQYPSKQKLSGDEIRNLNRAYPGRLNGTFTERIAYAIRHVLETEEVHLVIDLHEAQPEYPFINAIGAHPRAQDLASMASLGMQAQGLDLSIEASPEKFRGLSYRELGDHTKAKAVLMETCNPSQGKIRGITDEALIIEGIDAFYVAASKLGRTFVPFDEKGWPLKRRMGRNLAAFMELALALTDEEGTSFVIHNVPTNEEINAKGVEVYLNKDAENKAAAM
- a CDS encoding Mur ligase family protein, yielding MLFLACILLVLIPLILEKLLISRWQRCVPLRIHVHGTRGKSTVTRILASLLREAGHVVLSKTTGDRPEYEFPDASTRPVRRVGPARIQEHVKILRLAARLKATAVVVEGMALQDETLAVSEKMLQATHAVITNVRPDHSETMGQGRANVARALSFMLPPGRPVFTAREDGVEEVCRHARNLNCDCHVVESEMVGSGTPRQENGNAPMLEQPLQLALAVAEHLHGQVPVIENQRSSARCGLCHDTAPSPVSLLDIAGVRVIWLDLFSVNDVDSSRLLLDALWNNLPTPAWFVAILATRQDRPMRTAVFMDWLQHEPRFDLLAPTGSHAWAAWCRSPARSLFLPNPLCEPYALLHKLAQERQKGGRQAAHPMVLVGLGNSHGYGERWRAMISQARETSHVS
- a CDS encoding DUF6305 family protein, giving the protein MKKIFVYLIIGLLALGAAGASKAEDSTSAFPKLKPPVLLTSLGQAADVHTMSVLAKRAKAAVDYKTLATPEDAAEAKTIIVNVGVSLKGFGSAGVNLDTETVRAKAIFKTAKEHGIPVILTHIGGEERRDDMSNLLLKVAMPLADAYIVYDGGNKDGYFTKAAGDKPIILLDKTMEMIEVLSKLSPDS
- a CDS encoding CocE/NonD family hydrolase — translated: MKKRFVQPVWRLWIGVVACVLILSIAQVAWAVKGNPNAKLGEPSKPQYEVIVDYDVEIALRDGTIVKADVHRPKADGMFPALMEGTPYGKKSSSEMAKGTHDFFVPRGYVAVTWESRGRLNSGGVFIPHAQEQDDCYDVVEWMAKQPWSNGKVAPIGISYMGQVQFNASIAQPPHLVCAVPGLTAADLWREWYYRGGAMEYVFIASWSSTTLGPDLAKRNLSAEAAKEWMDSMALVQADKVSAYSVIPAVNFELSQIGNVNLLKEWAENPTDGVYWWKINPRSYYREIKVPMMHMGGWYDIFQPGSYVSFKEIQDKGANELARDNQRLIMGPWHHLAPVSTKQGILDFAPGLSVDDYHTTRLEFLDYWMKDIQHETFSTDAPVKIFVTGENVWRTEKEWPLARTQYTKFYLGDGTSGTIKSLNDGTLSTQAPTKDAKSQSYVYDPENPTPTRGGNTLYLFPYGPDGSANAAAEDQRPVDMKSLTFTTSPLKKDMEVTGPVKALIYAASSAVDTDWVVRVSDVAPDGMAINIVDGIQRARFRESGLRPTLIEPGKIYAYEIDLWATSHVFKAGHCIRVTINSSSFPRWSRNMNVAELPEQATEWVKATNTIYLDPAHPSHVTLPVIPR